A single region of the Rhea pennata isolate bPtePen1 chromosome 35, bPtePen1.pri, whole genome shotgun sequence genome encodes:
- the IQSEC2 gene encoding IQ motif and SEC7 domain-containing protein 2 gives MEGETSRHPPHPAVRPSRHPDPSVRPSLPPSLLVRPSVPLPIQVLAVSLSVAPPTCPARSVEGEGPGSEGGGPLPESPGSQPPYRCAPEPAPEPPAPAGAPGAAAAAPPWGRAARLPPQPASVALRMQEEEESKRAKALSDSYELSTDLQDKKVEMLERKYGGYFRTRRAARTIQAAFRRYRMAKKFERLRSSAAESRRSRRLALAGMRLQFSFEEYDRGPPAPGPGPPPPPAPYFEGKPASLDEGALGGPRGPRRPPRYGGSCRAGLDGAAAAVSASADFGPGAADLEEAFAQQVQSLAASIDEALGCRGAAPGAPGAPEGGPGPGPAGDSAATSFSDVTLYLDEGLPGSPLSLERPPSAEGGPPAPPWGGPEEGPGGGAPAPPRRGPPPPCLECRGRAGGGHLPLLTVEPPSDSSVDLSDRSDRGSLSRGGPFEPEAGGTLPRGGPPAPGGAPARGPPPHRCFHAEPPPPPPPPPPAATGPPAGRLPPEEGSEGDNDSLRSSSNSNETLNCSSGSSSRDSLRDPPPPPPPPPPAAPPQPPGPLPPGKQTYQREPRQSWDSPALNNDVVQRRQYRIGLNLFNKKPEKGIQYLIERGFLSDTPVGVAHFILERKGLSRQMIGEFLGNRQKQFNRDVLDCVVDEMDFSGMELDEALRKFQSHIRVQGEAQKVERLIEAFSQRYCVCNAALLRQFRNPDTIFILAFAIILLNTDMYSPSVKAERKMKLEDFIKNLRGVDNGEDIPRDMLVGIYQRIQSRELRTNDDHVSQVQAVERMIVGKKPVLSLPHRRLVCCCQLYEVPDPNRPQRLGLHQREVFLFNDLLVVTKIFQKKKILVTYSFRQSFPLVEMHMQLFQNAYYQFGIKLLSAAPGGERKVLIVFNAPSPQDRLRFASDLRESVAEVQEMEKYRVEAELEKQKGVAGARGAGPPRDALNGLSRSSLDEAFAPPEGLKRSALSSSLRDLSDGGKRGRRNSVGSLDSTIEGSIISSPRPQPRGGPAAPPGGAEGYKAPARPVSNSSSFLGSLFGSRRGRAPPGPPPGAAAAACASASASSSSASSSHHHHHHHPPAPPPAPDGPSKLQALHAQYCHGGPGGGPGPGPGPHSPIPPHPSYPPLPPPSPHTPLSPHSPAGPTSPLAPPPPGPSKPKGGNRISTVV, from the exons ATGGAGGGCGAGAC GAGTAgacaccccccccaccccgctgtCCGTCCGTCCCGCCATCCCGATCCCTCTGTCCGTccgtccctccctccctccctcctggtccgtccgtccgtcccgcTCCCCATCCAGGTTCTCGCCGTCTCCCTCTCTGTGGCGCCTCCAACCTGCCCCGCCCGCAG CGTGGAGGGCGAGGGCCCGGGCAGCGAGGGCGGGGGGCCGCTGCCCGAGAGCCCCGGGAGCCAGCCGCCGTACCGCTGCGCGCCCGAGCCGGCGCccgagccgccggcgcccgcgggggcccccggcgccgccgccgccgcgccgccctggggccgggccgcccgcctgccgccgcagcccgccAGCGTGGCCCTGCGcatgcaggaggaggaggagagcaagcgGGCCAAGGCGCTCAGCGACAGCTACGAGCTCTCCACCGACCTGCAGGACAAGAAG GTGGAGATGCTGGAGCGCAAGTACGGCGGGTACTTCCGgacgcggcgggcggcgcgcacCATCCAGGCCGCCTTCCGCCGCTACCGCATGGCCAAGAAGTTCGAGCGGCTGCGCAGCTCGGCGGCCGAGAGCCGGCGCTCGCGGCGCCTGGCGCTGGCCGGCATGCGCCTCCAGTTCTCCTTCGAGGAGTACGaccgcggccccccggccccggggcccgggccgcccccgccgcccgccccctaCTTCGAGGGCAAGCCGGCCTCGCTGGATGAgggggcgctgggggggccgcgcgggccccgccgccccccccgctACGGGGGCTCGTGCCGCGCCGGGCTggacggcgccgccgccgccg TCTCGGCCTCCGCCGActtcggccccggcgccgccgacCTGGAGGAGGCCTTCGCCCAGCAG gtGCAGTCGCTGGCGGCCTCCATCGACGAGGCGCTGGGGTgccggggggcggcgccgggggccccgggcgcccccgAGGGGGgtccgggcccggggccggcgggcgacAGCGCCGCCACCTCCTTCAGCGACGTCACCCTCTACCTGGACGAGGGGCTGCCCGGCTCGCCCCTGTCGCTGGAGCGGCCCCCCAGCGCCGAGGggggcccgcccgccccc CCCTGGGGCGGCCCCGAGGAGGGCCCCGGCGGgggggcgccggccccgccgcgccgcgggccgcccccccccTGCCTGGagtgccggggccgggccgggggggggcacCTGCCCCTGCTCACCGTGGAGCCCCCCAGCGACAGCTCCGTGGACCTCAGCGACCGCTCCGACCGCGGCTCGCTCAGCCGCGGGGGCCCCTTCGAGCCCGAGGCGGGGGGCAcgctgccccggggcggccccccggcccccggcggcgccccggcccgcgggccCCCCCCGCACCGCTGCTTCCacgccgagccgccgccgccgccgcccccgccgccgccagccgccaCCGGGCCCCCCGCCGGGCGCCTGCCCCCCGAGGAGGGCTCCGAGGGCGACAACGACAGCCTGCGCAGCAGCTCCAACTCCAACGAGACCCTCAACTGCTCCTCGGGGTCCTCGTCGCGCGACAGCCTGCGCGacccgcccccgccgcccccgccgcccccgccggccgccccgccgcagccccccggccccctgcCCCCCGGCAAGCAGACCTACCAGCGCGAGCCGCGCCAGAGCTGGGACTCGCCGGCCCTCAACAACGACGTGGTGCAGCGCCGGCAGTACCGCATCGGCCTCAACCTCTTCAACAA GAAGCCGGAGAAGGGGATCCAGTACCTGATCGAGCGGGGCTTCCTCTCCGACACCCCCGTGGGGGTCGCCCACTTCATCCTGGAGCGCAAGGGGCTGAGCCGGCAGATGATCGGCGAGTTCCTCGGCAACCGGCAGAAGCAGTTCAACCGCGACGTTCTCGA CTGCGTGGTGGACGAGATGGACTTCTCCGGCATGGAGCTGGACGAGGCGCTCCGCAAGTTCCAGTCCCACATCCGGGTGCAGGGCGAGGCCCAGAAGGTCGAGCGCTTGATCGAGGCCTTCAG CCAGCGCTACTGCGTGTGTAACGCGGCCCTGCTGCGCCAGTTCCGGAACCCAGACACCATCTTCATCCTGGCCTTCGCCATCATCCTCCTCAACACGGACATGTACAGCCCCAGCGTCAAGGCTGAGCGCAAGATGAAGCTGGAGGACTTCATCAAGAACCTCCGAG GGGTGGACAACGGCGAGGACATCCCCCGGGACATGCTGGTGGGCATCTACCAGCGCATCCAGAGCCGGGAGCTGCGCACCAACGATGACCACGTCTCTCAGGTCCAGGCTGTCGAGCGCATGATCGTTGGCAAGAAGCCG GTGCTGTCCCTGCCCCACCGGCGCCTGgtgtgctgctgccagctctaCGAGGTGCCCGACCCCAACCGGCCCCAGCGCCTGGGGCTGCACCAGCGCGAGGTCTTCCTCTTCAACGACCTGCTGGTG GTGACGAAGATCTTCCAGAAGAAGAAGATCCTGGTGACCTACAGCTTCCGCCAGAGCTTCCCCCTCGTCGAGATGCACATGCAGCTCTTCCAGAACGCCT ATTACCAGTTCGGGATCAAGCTGCTgtcggcggcgccggggggggaGCGGAAGGTGCTGATCGTCTTCAACGCGCCGAGCCCCCAGGACCGGCTGCGCTTCGCCAGCGACCTGCGCGAGTCCGTGGCCGAGGTGCAGGAGATGGAGAAGTACCGCGTGGAGG CGGAGCTGGAGAAGCAGAAGGGGGtggcgggggcgcggggcgcgggcccCCCCCGCGACGCCCTCAACGGGCTGAGCCGCAGCAGCCTGGACGAGGCCTTCGCCCCCCCCGAGGGGCTCAAGCGCAGCGCCCTGAGCAGCTCCCTGCGCGACCTCTCCGACGGCG GCAAGCGGGGCCGGCGCAACAGCGTGGGGTCCCTGGACAGCACCATCGAG GGCTCCATCATCAGCAGCCCCCGGCCGCAGCCGCGgggggggccggcggccccgccgggggggGCCGAGGGCTACAaggcgccggcccggcccgtctCCAACTCCTCGTCCTTCCTGGGCTCCCTCTTcggcagccgccgcggccgggccccccccgggcccccccccggcgccgccgccgccgcctgcgcctcggcctcggcctcctcctcctcggcctcctcctcccaccaccaccaccaccaccacccgcccgcgccccccccggcccccgacGGCCCCTCCAAGCTCCAGGCGCTGCACGCCCAGTACTGCcacggcggccccggggggggccccggccccggccccggcccc cACTCGCCCATCCCCCCGCACCCCTCCTACCCgcccctgccccccccctcgccccacACCCCCCTCAGCCCCCACTCGCCCGCCGGCCCCACCTCGCCCCTggcgccgccccccccgggcccctcCAAGCCCAAGGGGGGCAACCGCATCAGCACCGTGgtgtga
- the SMC1A gene encoding LOW QUALITY PROTEIN: structural maintenance of chromosomes protein 1A (The sequence of the model RefSeq protein was modified relative to this genomic sequence to represent the inferred CDS: inserted 1 base in 1 codon) has protein sequence MGFLKLIEIENFKSYKGXQIIGPFRRFTAIIGPNGSGKSNLMDAISFVLGEKTSNLRVKTLRDLIHGAPVGKPAASRAFVSMVYSEEGAEDRTFARVIVGSSSEYKINNRVVQLSEYSEELEKLGILIKARNFLVFQGAVESIAMKNPKERTALFEEISRSGELAQEYDKRKKEMVKAEEDTQFNYHRKKNIAAERKEAKQEKEEADRYQRLKDEVVRAQVQLQLFKLYHNEAEIEKLNKELGLKNREIDKDKKRMDRVEDELKDRKKELGKMMREQQQIEKEIKEKDSELNQKRPQYIKAKENTSHKIKKLEAAKKSLQNAQKQYKKRKGDMDELEKEMLSVEKARQEFEERMEEESQSQGRDLTLEENQVKKYHRLKEEASKRAATLAQELEKFNRDQKADQDRLDLEERKKVETEAKIKQKLREIEENQKRIEKLEEYIATSKQSLEEQKRLEGELTEEVELAKRRIDEINKELNQVMEQLGDARIDRQESSRQQRKAEIMDSIKRLYPGSVYGRLIDLCQPTQKKYQIAVTKVLGKNMDAIIVDSEKTGRDCIQYIKEQRGEPETFLPLDYLEVKPTDEKLRELKGAKLVIDVIRYEPPHIKKALQYACGNALVCDNVEDARRIAFGGHQRHKTVALDGTLFQKSGVISGGASDLKAKARRWDEKAVDKLKEKKERLTEELKEQMKAKRKEAELRQVQSQAHGLQMRLKYSQSDLEQTKTRHLALNLQEKSKLESELANFGPRINDIKRIIQGREREMKDLKEKMNQVEDEVFEEFCREIGVRNIREFEEEKVKRQNEIAKKRLEFENQKTRLGIQLDFERNQLREDQEKVLMWEQGVRKDEAEIEKLKKEEQRHMKIIDETMAQLQDLKNQHLAKKSEVNDKNHEMDEIRKKLGGANKEMTHLQKEVTAIETKLEQKRSDRHNLLQACKMQDIKLPLSKGTMDDISQEEGGPAGEEPVSSSQRTSSLYAREALIEIDYSDLPEELKDAQAEEEIRQEMNQLQQRLTEQQSVLQRIAAPNMKAMEKLESVRDKFQETSDEFEAARKRAKKAKQAFEQMKKERFDRFNACFESVATNIDEIYKALSRNSSAQAFLGPENPEEPYLDGINYNCVAPGKRFRPMDNLSGGEKTVAALALLFAIHSYKPAPFFVLDEIDAALDNTNIGKVANYIKEQSAANFQAIVISLKEEFYTKAQSLIGVYPEQGDCVISKVLTFDLTKYPDANPNPNEQ, from the exons atgggcTTCCTCAAGCTCATCGAGATCGAGAACTTCAAGTCCTACAAGG GGCAGATCATCGGGCCCTTCCGCCGCTTCACCGCCATCATCGGCCCCAACGGCTCCG GCAAGTCGAACCTGATGGACGCCATCAGCTTCGTGCTGGGCGAGAAGACGAGCAACCTGCGGGTGAAGACGCTGCGCGACCTCATCCACGGGGCGCCCGTGGGCAAGCCGGCCGCCAGCCGGGCCTTCGTCAGCATGGTGTACTCGGAGGAGGGCGCCGAGGACCGCACCTTCGCCCGCGTCATCGTGG GCAGCTCCTCCGAGTACAAGATCAACAACCGCGTGGTGCAGCTGAGCGAGTACAGCGAGGAGCTGGAGAAGCTGGGCATCCTCATCAAGGCCAGGAACTTCCTGGTCTTCCAG GGCGCCGTGGAGTCCATCGCCATGAAGAACCCCAAGGAGCGCACGGCGCTCTTCGAGGAGATCAGCCGCTCGGGGGAGCTGGCGCAGGAGTACGACAAGCGCAAGAAGGAGATGGTGAAGGCGGAGGAGGACACGCAGTTCAACTACCACCGCAAGAAGAACATCGCCGCCGAGCGCAAGGAGGccaagcaggagaaggaggag GCGGACCGCTACCAGCGGCTGAAGGACGAGGTGGTGCGGGCCCaggtgcagctgcagctcttcAAGCTGTACCACAACGAGGCCGAGATCGAGAAGCTCAACAAGGAGCTGGGGCTGAAGAACCGGGAGATCGACAAGGACAAGAAGCGCATGGACCGGGTGGAGGACGAGCTCAAGGACCGCAAGAAGGAGCTGGGCAAGATGATgcgggagcagcagcagatcGAGAAGGAGATCAA GGAGAAGGACTCGGAGCTCAACCAGAAGCGGCCGCAGTACATCAAGGCCAAGGAGAACACGTCGCACAAGATCAAGAAGCTGGAGGCGGCCAAGAAGTCGCTGCAGAACGCCCAGAAGCAGTACAAGAAGCGCAAGGGCGACATGGACGAGCTGGAGAAGGAGATGCTCTCGGTGGAGAAGGCCCGGCAGGAGTTCGAGGAGCGCATGGAGGAGGAGAGCCAGAGCCAGGGCCGCGACCTCACGCTGGAGGAGAACCAG GTGAAGAAGTACCACCGGCTGAAGGAGGAGGCCAGCAAGCGGGCCGCCACGCTGGCCCAGGAGCTCGAGAAGTTCAACCGCGACCAGAAGGCCGACCAGGACCGGCTGGAcctggaggagaggaagaaggtggAGACGGAG GCCAAGATCAAGCAGAAGCTGCGGGAGATCGAGGAGAACCAGAAGCGCATCGAGAAGCTGGAGGAGTACATCGCCACCAGCAA GCAGTCGCTGGAGGAGCAGAAGCGCCTGGAGGGGGAGCTGACGGAGGAGGTGGAGCTGGCCAAGCGGCGCATCGACGAGATCAACAAGGAGCTGAACcaggtgatggagcagctcgGGGACGCCCGCATCGACCGCCAGGAGAGCAGCCGCCAGCAGCGCAAGGCCGAGATCATGGACAGCATCAAGCGCCTCTACCCCGGCTCCGTG TACGGGCGCCTCATCGACCTGTGCCAGCCCACGCAGAAGAAGTACCAGATCGCGGTGACCAAGGTGCTGGGCAAGAACATGGACGCCATCATCGTGGACTCGGAGAAGACGGGCCGCGACTGCATCCAGTACATCAAGGAGCAGCGGGGCGAGCCCGAGACCTTCCTGCCCCTCGACTACCTGGAG GTGAAGCCCACGGACGAGAAGCTGCGGGAGCTGAAGGGGGCGAAGCTGGTGATCGACGTGATCCGCTACGAGCCGCCGCACATCAAGAAGGCGCTGCAGTACGCCTGCGGCAACGCCCTGGTGTGCGACAACGTGGAGGACGCCCGGCGCATCGCCTTCGGGGGCCACCAGCGCCACAAG ACCGTGGCGCTGGACGGCACCCTCTTCCAGAAGTCGGGGGTGATCTCGGGGGGCGCCAGCGACCTCAAGGCCAAGGCCCGGCGCTGGGACGAGAAGGCCGTGGACAAGCTCAAGGAGAAGAAGGAGCGGCTGACGGAGGAGCTCAAG GAGCAGATGAAGGCCAAGCGGAAGGAGGCCGAGCTGCGCCAGGTCCAGTCGCAGGCCCACGGCCTCCAGATGCGCCTCAAGTACTCGCAGAGCGACCTGGAGCAGACCAAGACGCGGCACCTCGCCCTCAACCTCCAG GAGAAGTCGAAGCTGGAGAGCGAACTGGCCAATTTTGGGCCGCGGATCAATGACATCAAGAGAATCATCCAGGGCCGGGAGCGGGAGATGAAGGACCTCAAGGAGAAGATGAACCAG GTGGAGGACGAGGTCTTCGAGGAGTTCTGCCGCGAGATCGGCGTCAGGAACATCCGCGAGTTTGAGGAGGAGAAGGTCAAACGGCAGAACGAGATCGCCAAGAAGAG GCTGGAGTTCGAGAACCAGAAGACGCGGCTGGGGATCCAGCTGGACTTCGAGCGCAACCAGCTGCGGGAGGACCAGGAGAAGGTGCTCATGTGGGAGCAGGGCGTGCGCAAGGACGAGGCCGAGATCGAGAAGCTCAAGAAG GAGGAGCAGCGGCACATGAAGATCATCGACGAGACCATGGCGCAGCTGCAGGACCTGAAGAACCAGCACCTGGCCAAGAAGTCGGAGGTGAACGACAAGAACCACGAGATGGACGAGATCCGCAAGAAGCTGGGCGGGGCCAACAA GGAGATGACCCACCTGCAGAAGGAGGTGACGGCCATCGAGACGAAGCTGGAGCAGAAGCGCAGCGACCGCCACAACCTGCTGCAGGCCTGCAAGATGCAGGACATCAAGCTGCCGCTCTCCAAGGGCACCATGGACGACATCAGCCAGGAGGAG gggggcccggccggggaGGAGCCGGTGAGCAGCTCGCAGCGCACGTCCAGCCTCTACGCCCGCGAGGCGCTCATCGAGATCGACTACAGCGACCTCCCCGAGGAGCTCAAG GACGCGCAGGCGGAGGAGGAGATCCGGCAGGAGATGAACCAGCTGCAGCAGCGGCTGACGGAGCAGCAGAGCGTCCTGCAGCGCATCGCCGCCCCCAACATGAAGGCCATGGAGAAGCTGGAGAGCGTCCGCGACAAGTTCCAGGAGACGTCCGACG AGTTCGAGGCGGCGCGGAAGCGGGCCAAGAAGGCCAAGCAGGCCTTCGAGCAGATGAAGAAGGAGCGCTTCGACCGCTTCAACGCCTGCTTCGAGTCCGTGGCCACCAACATCGACGAGATCTACAAGGCGCTGTCGCGCAACAGCAGCGCCCAG gccttCCTGGGCCCCGAGAACCCCGAGGAGCCCTACCTGGACGGCATCAACTACAACTGCGTGGCCCCGGGCAAGCGCTTCCGGCCCATGGACAACCTCTCCGGCGGCGAGAAGACCGTGGCCGCCCTCGCCCTGCTCTTCGCCATCCACAG CTATAAACCAGCCCCATTCTTCGTCCTGGACGAGATCGACGCGGCGCTGGACAACACCAACATCGGCAAG GTGGCCAACTACATCAAGGAGCAGTCGGCCGCCAACTTCCAGGCCATCGTCATCTCCCTCAAGGAGGAATTTTACACCAAGGCGCAGAGCCTCATCGGCGTCTACCCCGAG caagGCGACTGCGTCATCAGCAAGGTGCTGACCTTCGACCTCACCAAGTACCCCGACGCCAACCCCAACCCCAACGAGCAGTGa
- the LOC134152943 gene encoding LOW QUALITY PROTEIN: 5-aminolevulinate synthase, erythroid-specific, mitochondrial-like (The sequence of the model RefSeq protein was modified relative to this genomic sequence to represent the inferred CDS: inserted 1 base in 1 codon; deleted 5 bases in 4 codons) — MGPHGGSVGPRGGSWVPEVAPWVPVGPGEAPWVPAWLRGSPRWLRGSPWVWRGSAVAPWFPAVAPWVPVGPRGGFAVAPWVPVGPGEAPWVPAVAPWVPVGPGEAPWVPRPRLTAPRADDAFPYEAALGARLAGLRRSHTYRVFTALGXRAAAPPLAAAPPRRRPVQVWCSNDYLGMSRHPAVLRAARAALGAHGLGAGGTRNIAGTSPLHGALEAALARLHRQPRALLFSSCFAANDTALATLGRLLPGCQVFSDAGNHASLIQGARASGVPKHVYRHNDVPTLHSMDGSIAPLEQLCDVAHAHGALTFVDEVHAVGLYGPRGAGIAERDGVAHKIDIVSGTLGKAVGAVGGYIAGPAVLVDAVRSLGPGFIFTTALPPAVAAGALAALRVLGGAEGGALRRAHQRHAKHLRLLLRDRGLPALPCPSHIVPLLVGDAALNSRLSRALLEQHGLYVQAINYPTVPRGQELLRLAPTPHHTPAMMENLAARLSECWGALGLPREAPPGPACAACQRPLHFALMSQWEQELFAGLGPRYVTARA; from the exons CCCTGAGGTGGCTCCGTGGGTCCCCGTGGGTCCCGGCGAGGCTCCGTGGGTCCCGGCGTGGCTCCGTGGGTCCCCGCGGTGGCTCCGTGGGTCCCCGTGGGTCTGGCGTGGCTCTGCGGTGGCTCCATGGTTTCCCGCGGTGGCTCCGTGGGTCCCTGTGGGTCCCCGTGGTGGCTTCGCGGTGGCTCCGTGGGTCCCCGTGGGTCCCGGCGAGGCTCCGTGGGTCCCCGCGGTGGCTCCGTGGGTCCCCGTGGGTCCCGGCGAGGCTCCGTGGGTCCCGCGCCCCCGGCTGACGGCTCCCCGCGCAGACGACGCCTTCCCGTACGAGGCGGCGCTGGGCGCGCGGCTCGCGGGGCTCCGGCGCTCGCACACGTACCGCGTGTTCACGGCGCTgg cgcgcgccgccgcccccccgctggccgccgcccccccccgccgccgccccgtccAGGTCTGGTGCTCCAACGACTACCTGGGCATGAGCCGGCACCCGGCCGTGCTGCGGGCCGCCAG GGCGGCGCTGGGGGCGCACGGCCTGGGCGCGGGCGGCACCCGCAACATCGCCGGGACGTCGCCGCTGCACGGCGCGCTGGAGGCGGCGCTGGCGCGGCTGCaccggcagccccgcgccctgctcttctcctcctgcttcgCCGCCAACGACACGGCGCTGGCCACGCTCGGCCGCCTGCT cccaggctgcCAGGTGTTCTCGGACGCGGGGAACCACGCGTCGCTGATCCAGGGCGCGCGGGCCAGCGGCGTGCCCAAGCACGTGTACCGGCACAACGACGTGCCGA CCCTGCACTCCATGGACG GCTCCATCGCGCCGCTGGAGCAGCTCTGCGACGTGGCGCACGCCCACGGGGCGCTCACCTTCGTGGACGAGGTCCACGCCGTGGGGCTCTacgggccccgcggcgccggcatCGCCGAGCGTGACGGCGTCGCCCACAAGATCGACATCGTCTCCGGCACCCTCG GGAAGGCGGTGGGCGCCGTGGGGGGCTACATCGCGGGGCCGGCGGTGCTGGTGGACGCCGTGCGCTCGCTG GGCCCCGGCTTCATCTTCACgacggcgctgccgccggcggtgGCGGCCGGGGCGCTGGCGGCGCTGCGGGTGCTGGGGGGCGCCGAGGGGGGGGCGCTGCGCCGGGCCCACCAGCGCCACGCCAAGCacctgcggctgctgctgcgcgACCGCgggctgccagccctgccctgccccagccaCATCGTGCCGCTGCTG GTGGGCGACGCGGCGCTCAACAGCCGGCTGAGCCGGGCGCTGCTGGAGCAGCACGGCCTCTACGTCCAGGCCATCAACTACCCGACGGTGCCGCgcgggcaggagctgctgcgccTCGCGCCCACC CCCCACCACACGCCCGCCATGATGGAGAACCTGGCCG CGCGGCTCTCCGAGTGCTGG GGGGCTCTGGGGCTGCCCCGCGAggcccccccgggcccggcctGCGCCGCCTGCCAGCGCCCGCTGCACTTCGCCCTCATGAGCCAGTGGGAGCAGGAGCTGTTCGCCGGGCTGGGGCCGCGCTACGTCACCGCGCGCGCCTGA